One Setaria viridis chromosome 5, Setaria_viridis_v4.0, whole genome shotgun sequence genomic region harbors:
- the LOC117857792 gene encoding serine/threonine protein phosphatase 2A 55 kDa regulatory subunit B beta isoform isoform X1 translates to MMNGAAAPERSPSASPPPPAQAQAPPSPSPTQPLDWRFSQVFGERSAGEEVQDVDIISAIEFNKSGHHLATGDRGGRVVLFERTDVKDHACRKDAEKADYSISRHPEFRYKTEFQSHEPEFDYLKSLEIEEKINQIKWCQAANGALFLLSTNDKTIKFWKVQEKKIKKVSEMNLDRSTAPSNGSPGGVGSLSPSLSNGNALKPGPFALLRMPVVVTSQETSLAASCRRVYAHAHDYHINSISNNSDGETFISADDLRINLWNLEISNQSFNIIDVKPTNMEDLTEVITSAEFHPTHCNTLAYSSSKGSIRLVDLRQSALCDTHSQIFEQHEAPGSRSFFTEIIASISDIKFSKDGRHILSRDYMTLKLWDVKMNSGPVATFQVHEYLRPKLCDLYENDSIFDKFECCQSGDGLQVATGSYSNIFRVFGVGTGSNEASTLEATRNPTRRQLQNPTRAARSLSTLTRAVRRGGESTGIDANGNSYDLSTKLLHLAWHPSENLIACAAANSLYMYYA, encoded by the exons ATGATGAACGGCGCCGCGGCACCGGAGCGCTCGCCCTCGgcctcgcccccgcccccggcccagGCGCAggcgccgccctcgccctcgccgacgCAACCGCTCGACTGGAGGTTCTCCCAGGTGTTCGGCGAGCGcagcgccggggaggaggtccaGGATG TTGACATCATCTCAGCAATAGAGTTCAACAAATCAGGACATCATCTTGCCACTGGGGATAGAGGTGGGCGAGTTGTATTGTTTGAAAGGACAGATGTCAAAGAT cacGCTTGTAGAAAAGATGCTGAGAAAGCTGATTATTCTATCAGCAGGCACCCTGAATTTCGCTACAAAACTGAGTTTCAAAGCCATGAACCAGAG TTTGATTACCTTAAGAGCTTGGAAATAGAAGAGAAGATCAACCAAATAAAGTGGTGCCAAGCAGCAAATGGCGCATTGTTTCTGCTGTCCACAAATGACAAAACAATAAAGTTTTGGAAG GTCCAAGAAAAGAAGATAAAAAAGGTATCTGAGATGAATTTGGACCGTTCAACTGCTCCTTCAAATGGTAGTCCTGGTGGTGTGGGCTCTCTGAGCCCATCTCTCTCAAATGGAAATGCTTTAAAACCTGGTCCATTTGCTTTGCTTCGCATGCCTGTGGTA GTTACAAGCCAAGAAACAAGTCTTGCTGCAAGTTGCCGAAGAGTATATGCTCATGCACATGACTACCATATAAACTCCATATCAAATAACAG TGACGGCGAAACATTTATATCAGCTGATGATTTGCGGATAAATCTTTGGAATTTGGAAATCAGCAATCAGAGTTTCAATATTATTGATGTTAAGCCTACAAACATGGAGGATCTCACTG AGGTGATAACATCTGCTGAATTCCATCCTACTCATTGCAATACATTAGCTTATAGTAGCTCAAAGGGCTCCATTCGACTTGTTGATCTGCGGCAGTCAGCACTTTGTGACACTCATTCGCAAAT CTTTGAGCAGCATGAGGCCCCAGGTTCAAGATCATTTTTCACTGAGATTATAGCCTCAATTTCAGACATAAAGTTTTCCAAGGATGGGAGGCATATTCTGAGTCGTGACTACATGACTCTGAAG CTTTGGGATGTTAAGATGAATTCTGGTCCAGTTGCAACATTCCAGGTTCATGAGTATCTAAGGCCTAAG TTATGTGATTTGTATGAAAATGACTCAATTTTTGACAAATTTGAATGTTGTCAAAGTGGTGATGGATTACAAGTAGCAACTGGTTCCTACAG CAACATTTTCCGTGTGTTTGGTGTTGGTACTGGTAGCAATGAGGCATCAACACTTGAAGCAACTCGAAACCCTACAAG GAGGCAGCTCCAGAATCCCACAAGGGCTGCCAGATCCCTAAGTACTCTGACAAGGGCTGTTAGACGAG GTGGAGAAAGCACCGGAATAGATGCCAATGGAAATTCCTATGACCTGAGCACAAAGTTGCTCCATTTGGCTTGGCACCCATCTGAAAATCTAATTGCATGTGCTGCAGCCAACAGCTTGTACATGTACTATGCATAA
- the LOC117857792 gene encoding serine/threonine protein phosphatase 2A 55 kDa regulatory subunit B beta isoform isoform X2, with translation MMNGAAAPERSPSASPPPPAQAQAPPSPSPTQPLDWRFSQVFGERSAGEEVQDVDIISAIEFNKSGHHLATGDRGGRVVLFERTDVKDHACRKDAEKADYSISRHPEFRYKTEFQSHEPEFDYLKSLEIEEKINQIKWCQAANGALFLLSTNDKTIKFWKVQEKKIKKVSEMNLDRSTAPSNGSPGGVGSLSPSLSNGNALKPGPFALLRMPVVTSQETSLAASCRRVYAHAHDYHINSISNNSDGETFISADDLRINLWNLEISNQSFNIIDVKPTNMEDLTEVITSAEFHPTHCNTLAYSSSKGSIRLVDLRQSALCDTHSQIFEQHEAPGSRSFFTEIIASISDIKFSKDGRHILSRDYMTLKLWDVKMNSGPVATFQVHEYLRPKLCDLYENDSIFDKFECCQSGDGLQVATGSYSNIFRVFGVGTGSNEASTLEATRNPTRRQLQNPTRAARSLSTLTRAVRRGGESTGIDANGNSYDLSTKLLHLAWHPSENLIACAAANSLYMYYA, from the exons ATGATGAACGGCGCCGCGGCACCGGAGCGCTCGCCCTCGgcctcgcccccgcccccggcccagGCGCAggcgccgccctcgccctcgccgacgCAACCGCTCGACTGGAGGTTCTCCCAGGTGTTCGGCGAGCGcagcgccggggaggaggtccaGGATG TTGACATCATCTCAGCAATAGAGTTCAACAAATCAGGACATCATCTTGCCACTGGGGATAGAGGTGGGCGAGTTGTATTGTTTGAAAGGACAGATGTCAAAGAT cacGCTTGTAGAAAAGATGCTGAGAAAGCTGATTATTCTATCAGCAGGCACCCTGAATTTCGCTACAAAACTGAGTTTCAAAGCCATGAACCAGAG TTTGATTACCTTAAGAGCTTGGAAATAGAAGAGAAGATCAACCAAATAAAGTGGTGCCAAGCAGCAAATGGCGCATTGTTTCTGCTGTCCACAAATGACAAAACAATAAAGTTTTGGAAG GTCCAAGAAAAGAAGATAAAAAAGGTATCTGAGATGAATTTGGACCGTTCAACTGCTCCTTCAAATGGTAGTCCTGGTGGTGTGGGCTCTCTGAGCCCATCTCTCTCAAATGGAAATGCTTTAAAACCTGGTCCATTTGCTTTGCTTCGCATGCCTGTG GTTACAAGCCAAGAAACAAGTCTTGCTGCAAGTTGCCGAAGAGTATATGCTCATGCACATGACTACCATATAAACTCCATATCAAATAACAG TGACGGCGAAACATTTATATCAGCTGATGATTTGCGGATAAATCTTTGGAATTTGGAAATCAGCAATCAGAGTTTCAATATTATTGATGTTAAGCCTACAAACATGGAGGATCTCACTG AGGTGATAACATCTGCTGAATTCCATCCTACTCATTGCAATACATTAGCTTATAGTAGCTCAAAGGGCTCCATTCGACTTGTTGATCTGCGGCAGTCAGCACTTTGTGACACTCATTCGCAAAT CTTTGAGCAGCATGAGGCCCCAGGTTCAAGATCATTTTTCACTGAGATTATAGCCTCAATTTCAGACATAAAGTTTTCCAAGGATGGGAGGCATATTCTGAGTCGTGACTACATGACTCTGAAG CTTTGGGATGTTAAGATGAATTCTGGTCCAGTTGCAACATTCCAGGTTCATGAGTATCTAAGGCCTAAG TTATGTGATTTGTATGAAAATGACTCAATTTTTGACAAATTTGAATGTTGTCAAAGTGGTGATGGATTACAAGTAGCAACTGGTTCCTACAG CAACATTTTCCGTGTGTTTGGTGTTGGTACTGGTAGCAATGAGGCATCAACACTTGAAGCAACTCGAAACCCTACAAG GAGGCAGCTCCAGAATCCCACAAGGGCTGCCAGATCCCTAAGTACTCTGACAAGGGCTGTTAGACGAG GTGGAGAAAGCACCGGAATAGATGCCAATGGAAATTCCTATGACCTGAGCACAAAGTTGCTCCATTTGGCTTGGCACCCATCTGAAAATCTAATTGCATGTGCTGCAGCCAACAGCTTGTACATGTACTATGCATAA